A window of the Lagopus muta isolate bLagMut1 chromosome 1, bLagMut1 primary, whole genome shotgun sequence genome harbors these coding sequences:
- the TMEM19 gene encoding transmembrane protein 19 isoform X1, giving the protein MRSAALAAGRDGGAAGGPEAQAAALWLPMTSSQEDFFRDYLKMLANIVILSLLISVSLAFWIVSMTASTYYGNIRPISPWRWLFSVTVPVVIVTQGFKKRSLDHSGALAGLVVGFILTVANYSFFTSLLVFFVTSSKLTKWKKDIKKRIDSEYKEGGQRNWLQVFCNGGIPTELAILYMIESGPGEIPIDFSKYYTASWMCLSLLGALACSAGDTWASEIGSVMSKSKPRLITTWKQVPVGTNGGVTLVGLLSSFLGGMAVGIAYYITQLIFVSDLDVSAPQWPIIVFGATAGLLGSILDSYLGATMQYSGFDKNISMVVSYQTRDCQHISGKPILDNNAVNLFSSLLVALVFPAVALCFWPRR; this is encoded by the exons atgcgcagtgcggCGCTGGCGGCGGGGCGGGATGGTGGCGCCGCTGGCGGGCCCGAGGCGCAG GCGGCCGCCCTCTGGCTCCCCATGACAAGCAGCCAGGAGGATTTCTTCAGGGACTACCTCAAGATGTTGGCGAACATCGTCATCCTGAGCCTGCTCATCTCGGTCTCTCTGGCGTTCTGGATCGTGTCCATGACTGCGAGCACATACTACG GTAATATCCGACCAATTTCTCCGTGGCGCTGGCTTTTTTCAGTCACAGTTCCAGTAGTGATTGTTACACAAGGTTTTAAGAAGAGGAGTCTTGATCACAGTGGTGCATTGGCAG gaTTGGTGGTTGGATTTATCCTTACAGTTGCAAATTATAGTTTCTTCACTtctttgcttgtattttttgttacttcttCAAAACTTactaaatggaaaaaagatATAAAGAAACGTATAGATTCAGAATACAAAGAAG GTGGGCAGAGGAATTGGTTGCAGGTATTCTGCAATGGCGGTATTCCTACTGAGCTGGCTATCTTGTATATGATAGAAAGTGGACCTGGTGAAATTCCAATAGACTTTTCGAAGTATTACACGGCGTCGTGGATGTGCTTATCCCTTCTGGGAGCTTTGGCGTGCTCTGCTGGCGATACGTGGGCATCAGAGATTGGTAGTGTTATGAGTAAAAGCAAGCCAAGGTTGATAACGACCTGGAAACAAGTTCCAGTAG GTACTAATGGAGGAGTTACACTGGTGGGCCTGCTCTCAAGTTTTcttggtggcatggcagtaggTATAGCCTACTACATAACACAGCTCATTTTCGTGAGTGATCTGGATGTGTCGGCTCCACAGTGGCCAATTATTGTGTTTGGAGCAACAGCTGGCTTACTGGGATCAATTCTTGATTCATATTTGGGTGCTACAATGCAGTACAGTG GTTTTGACAAGAATATCAGCATGGTTGTCAGCTACCAAACAAGAGACTGCCAGCACATATCTGGAAAACCTATATTAGACAACAATGCAGtaaatcttttttcctctctactCGTTGCTCTGGTTTTTCCAGCTGTGGCATTGTGTTTCTGGCCAAGACGTTGA
- the TMEM19 gene encoding transmembrane protein 19 isoform X2 — protein MSAAALWLPMTSSQEDFFRDYLKMLANIVILSLLISVSLAFWIVSMTASTYYGNIRPISPWRWLFSVTVPVVIVTQGFKKRSLDHSGALAGLVVGFILTVANYSFFTSLLVFFVTSSKLTKWKKDIKKRIDSEYKEGGQRNWLQVFCNGGIPTELAILYMIESGPGEIPIDFSKYYTASWMCLSLLGALACSAGDTWASEIGSVMSKSKPRLITTWKQVPVGTNGGVTLVGLLSSFLGGMAVGIAYYITQLIFVSDLDVSAPQWPIIVFGATAGLLGSILDSYLGATMQYSGFDKNISMVVSYQTRDCQHISGKPILDNNAVNLFSSLLVALVFPAVALCFWPRR, from the exons ATGTCC GCGGCCGCCCTCTGGCTCCCCATGACAAGCAGCCAGGAGGATTTCTTCAGGGACTACCTCAAGATGTTGGCGAACATCGTCATCCTGAGCCTGCTCATCTCGGTCTCTCTGGCGTTCTGGATCGTGTCCATGACTGCGAGCACATACTACG GTAATATCCGACCAATTTCTCCGTGGCGCTGGCTTTTTTCAGTCACAGTTCCAGTAGTGATTGTTACACAAGGTTTTAAGAAGAGGAGTCTTGATCACAGTGGTGCATTGGCAG gaTTGGTGGTTGGATTTATCCTTACAGTTGCAAATTATAGTTTCTTCACTtctttgcttgtattttttgttacttcttCAAAACTTactaaatggaaaaaagatATAAAGAAACGTATAGATTCAGAATACAAAGAAG GTGGGCAGAGGAATTGGTTGCAGGTATTCTGCAATGGCGGTATTCCTACTGAGCTGGCTATCTTGTATATGATAGAAAGTGGACCTGGTGAAATTCCAATAGACTTTTCGAAGTATTACACGGCGTCGTGGATGTGCTTATCCCTTCTGGGAGCTTTGGCGTGCTCTGCTGGCGATACGTGGGCATCAGAGATTGGTAGTGTTATGAGTAAAAGCAAGCCAAGGTTGATAACGACCTGGAAACAAGTTCCAGTAG GTACTAATGGAGGAGTTACACTGGTGGGCCTGCTCTCAAGTTTTcttggtggcatggcagtaggTATAGCCTACTACATAACACAGCTCATTTTCGTGAGTGATCTGGATGTGTCGGCTCCACAGTGGCCAATTATTGTGTTTGGAGCAACAGCTGGCTTACTGGGATCAATTCTTGATTCATATTTGGGTGCTACAATGCAGTACAGTG GTTTTGACAAGAATATCAGCATGGTTGTCAGCTACCAAACAAGAGACTGCCAGCACATATCTGGAAAACCTATATTAGACAACAATGCAGtaaatcttttttcctctctactCGTTGCTCTGGTTTTTCCAGCTGTGGCATTGTGTTTCTGGCCAAGACGTTGA